aatgaaaaccacaatgagataccacttcacatgtGTCAAAGTGGcttaaattaacaactcaggcaacaagagatgttggcaaggatgtggagaaagaggaaccctgtTGCaatgctggtggaaatgcaaactggtgcagccactttggaaaacagcatggaggttcctcaaaaagttaaaaatggaactatcctatgaccaaggatttatccaaaggatacagaagtgctgttttgaagggacacatgcaccctaatgtctatagcagcactatcaacaatagcccaagtatggaaagaccctaaatgtccatcgactgatgaacggaAAAGatgatgtggggtgtgtgtgtgtgtgtgtgtgtgtgtgtatggtacatatatgtattatatatacacatgtgtaacacatatatacacatatatgtatatatacacacacacacacatatatatataacagaatattacttggtgatcaaaaagaatgaaatcttgccatttgcaacaatgtgggtggaacttgagtatattatgctaagtgaaatcagaaaaagacaaagagcatGTGGCTTCAcccatatgcagaatttaagatacaaaatagatgaacataagagaagggaagcaaaaataatataaaaacagggagacaaaccataagagacttaaatacaaagaacaaactgagggctgcttgaagggtgttgggtgggggtgaTAGGCTAAAGgtgtgaggggcattaaggaggacacttgttgggatgaacactgggtgttatacagaagtgatgagtcactaaattatattcctgaaatcaaaaaaaaaagaaagaaaaaaataagaacccccatatactgctggtgggaatgtaaaatggagcAGTCACTTTGAAGAACattctggcagttcctcaaaaggttaaacagagagttaccatatgacccaacaattccactcaaaaatatatatataatccatgagaattaaaaatataaacttgcacccaaatgttcatagcaacattatttgtaacagccaaaaagtgtgaaaacaactcaaatgtccattaatggtgaatagaaaaataaaatttcatatacatatatattgttattcagcaataaaaaggactgaatactgatacatgctaccatacggatgaatcttaaaaacattatgctaagtgaaagaagccagacacaaagggttatatattatatgattccatctgtatgaaatgtccaaaacaggCAAACCTATGAAAGTAGAGTAATGGTTACTTGGAGCTGGGGGCATGGGGGAGAAGGAATGGGAAATGACTGTTAATGGGTACAGGTTtatttttggggtgatgaaaacgttctggaattagacagtggtgacAGCTGCACAACACTACGAATATTCTAAAAACCACTGACATGTACCTTTTAATGGGCAAACTGTATGCCATGTATgccatgtgaattatatctcagtaaaccTGTTTTTACAATCAGCGCGAGAAGGCAGAACTGGCAAAATGTTAACTATTCATGTATCTACAGGAAGGGTAATATGGGTGTGAATTCTATCACTGCCATATTTCTGTAggcttgaaatttttcaaaatgagatttgagaaaataatgCTAATGAAACATGATTTGGGAAAACTAGCACTGACCTCAAGTAACAGGTTTACTTTTTCATAAGTAAGTGAATTCTATGGTTGGTGGAGAAGGATGCAACCAAAATCAACAGACAACTAACCACAAGTCAGGAAACCTATAGTCAAGGGACACCCACCTGGTTGAGAAGTATCAGTCCATCCCCTCTTCGCTCGTACACAATAATCCCATCTTGTATTGGGGTCTTTGACAAACTTTCCAATATCTTTGAAGAGTTCACAAAAAGACATTTGGCTGGCTCGATAAACAGTGTAGTAGAGGAGGGCAGCCCTCCATAAAAAGGGGTCTTTTCTAAAAAGGACACTGTGAATACTTGCCAGTCCTTCCTCTGTGGGATTGTTTGGCTTTAGCTCATGTTTTTTACGACCAGTCCAACTGTTCCATGGCTGCTGAAGGTTGTTAATACCTCGAAAATAATGTGTGCCTGTGGACAAGAAAAGGcacacaaaaaaaccaagaaatgaCATTCTCGTTTTAACTCTTAGCCAAAAAAAGATTCTACCAACAGTTCTAAAATTAAACTGATGTGTACCTACAAAACAAAGTGGAAAATGACCTGACCTTAAAGCCTTTTGCAGGAGGTACTCTGCCTTCAGAAGGACTGCATGTGTCATTAGGAGAGGTAAAGGGAAGAATCACAGActttgatatttgaaaaaaatatgagagAGCACTTAGTTCAATTTCTTCAAGTTTCAGGCGGGAGGACTAAAATTCAGAGGAGTTAAATGACTATCCATGCTTAATACAGCTACACAGTGCCTGAAAAAATCTAATTTGAAGTAAGACATTACTATCTTGGCTCAAGTGAAACCTaaaaatttcattactttttgcTAAATACTGCTAACAGAAAACCCCATTATAAAAGAATGTTTCTCTGATGCTGATTTCTGATattacaaatgaacaaatggagaAGGGCTACCCTACCTATTTCATGCCTCAGCATTCCCTCCAGCCAGTGCTCACGTGCAGTGGAAACATTGATGGTCAGCGTTGGACATCCATTTACCACTGTCATCGAAGCTCGGGAAAGCAGATCTTCAGTGAGATGTACTACAATCTAAGGAgcaagaggaaaaatataaatatatgaaacaaaacataaaggcTGGGGTTAAGCAGCTTTCACAGGAAACCACAGACCCATAAAtcaagatgtttttattttgcttataccAATTCAAATCTCCCAGAAACCTAGACGATGAAATTCAGGGCCAATCACTTTTGACGCTTCCTCCTTTGAGCCGGGGGAACTCAAGAACCTTTCCTGGAATGAAGGAAAGTAGAGGGCCACGCTCTCAAATACAGTCCCCCCTGGCTACAATGATGCAAAGGAAGGTATACAAGCCAGAGTCCTGTTCGCTGTTGGGCCAAAGCTTATTTTGAACTGGCTACTAACAAGAGGAGCCACTGAGGCAAATCTCTTAAGAATTT
This DNA window, taken from Panthera tigris isolate Pti1 chromosome A2, P.tigris_Pti1_mat1.1, whole genome shotgun sequence, encodes the following:
- the KIAA0895 gene encoding uncharacterized protein KIAA0895 homolog isoform X5; the protein is MELTLQKYGSYEKFEQATGGSLLSKTRIWSHVRKYMMKEGCMGEIVVHLTEDLLSRASMTVVNGCPTLTINVSTAREHWLEGMLRHEIGTHYFRGINNLQQPWNSWTGRKKHELKPNNPTEEGLASIHSVLFRKDPFLWRAALLYYTVYRASQMSFCELFKDIGKFVKDPNTRWDYCVRAKRGWTDTSQPGCFSKDQVYLDGILQILRYRETIDFHLLTALGKVSYEDVDRLKGLAVIENMRVPHFLQDHGRYMEHLEKIMEVNELTDRELKDLIY